A portion of the Lysinibacillus timonensis genome contains these proteins:
- a CDS encoding YdcF family protein has translation MPLKKIVLSVSLLFIIFFYFVIFSRGFLVVNEKPVKSDVIIVLSGGPGRIDKGAELYHQGFAEYVLLSNSNARYSTKADAIELGVPESQLILEEEATSTYTNATYSKMFMEERGLTSAIVVSTDFHMRRTKLTFDRVFEDTEVKLTYVAAPRNGEIGDIPLRAAVREYIKLIGYVFGLYHFIDWED, from the coding sequence ATGCCGCTTAAGAAAATTGTATTATCAGTATCACTACTTTTTATCATATTTTTTTATTTTGTGATTTTTAGTCGTGGTTTTTTGGTAGTTAATGAAAAACCTGTGAAGTCTGATGTCATTATTGTTTTAAGTGGAGGACCAGGGCGAATCGATAAGGGTGCAGAGTTGTACCATCAAGGCTTTGCAGAGTATGTTTTGCTTTCAAATTCGAATGCACGTTACTCAACTAAAGCAGATGCTATTGAGCTAGGTGTTCCAGAAAGCCAGCTGATTCTTGAGGAAGAGGCGACCAGTACATATACAAATGCAACTTACTCTAAAATGTTTATGGAAGAACGAGGCCTTACATCAGCTATTGTCGTATCCACCGATTTTCATATGAGAAGGACAAAACTTACTTTTGATCGTGTATTTGAAGATACAGAGGTAAAGCTTACATATGTTGCAGCACCTAGAAACGGAGAGATTGGAGATATTCCACTACGCGCTGCTGTACGGGAGTATATAAAATTGATAGGGTATGTGTTTGGATTATATCATTTTATTGATTGGGAAGATTGA
- a CDS encoding YveK family protein, translating to MKEAVRLRELFQILVKRWLIIVSMMIGFGTIVAAVSLYVITPIYQSETQILVNQKNRDLEELALTLNVQNDLQLINTYNVIMKSPAILTKVIDELDLNMTTDELTKKITVTNADNSQVVNINVQDEQYAQAVEISNTLAEVFKEEIVVLMNVDNVNILSEAKLLVEPKPVKPNITLNVFIAVVFGLMIGVAVAFLLEFLDTTVKSEEDIEDFIGLPVMGFVGKFPIDLGQEAAKKEDKPKKKKTKPRSQTRRRKPSAL from the coding sequence TTGAAAGAAGCTGTTCGACTAAGAGAATTATTTCAAATTTTAGTAAAACGTTGGTTGATTATCGTAAGTATGATGATAGGGTTTGGTACCATTGTAGCTGCTGTGAGTTTGTATGTGATTACACCAATCTACCAATCCGAGACTCAAATACTAGTCAACCAAAAGAATCGAGATTTAGAAGAACTCGCGTTAACGTTAAATGTGCAAAACGATTTGCAATTAATTAATACGTATAACGTCATTATGAAAAGCCCTGCCATATTAACGAAAGTGATTGATGAGTTGGATTTAAATATGACCACAGACGAATTGACGAAAAAAATTACAGTGACAAATGCGGATAATTCACAAGTTGTTAACATTAACGTACAGGACGAGCAGTATGCACAAGCAGTTGAGATATCGAATACATTGGCTGAAGTGTTTAAAGAAGAGATTGTTGTTCTGATGAATGTAGACAATGTCAACATTTTATCAGAGGCAAAGTTGTTAGTTGAACCAAAGCCAGTAAAACCGAATATTACATTAAATGTTTTTATTGCCGTTGTATTCGGTTTAATGATTGGTGTTGCGGTCGCATTTTTGTTGGAATTTTTGGATACAACTGTAAAGAGCGAGGAAGACATTGAGGATTTTATTGGGCTACCAGTTATGGGGTTTGTCGGGAAGTTTCCTATAGATCTAGGGCAGGAAGCTGCAAAAAAGGAGGACAAGCCGAAGAAGAAGAAAACGAAACCTCGAAGTCAAACGAGAAGGAGGAAACCAAGTGCTCTTTAA
- a CDS encoding CpsD/CapB family tyrosine-protein kinase — MLFKKKQSKKKPYARKLVTIIDQKSIFSEQFKTIRTNISFAMPDRDLKTILVTSSQPGEGKSTIASNMGVVFAQEGKKVLLVDADMRKPTLHYTFNMYNIYGLSNVLSGQKAYEEVINETFVDGLSVMPSGAIPPNPTELLASEKLNRMVNELREQYDMIIFDAPPLLAISDAQILSHKLDGTLLVVNTGETERASILKAKATLQGSQANILGVILNNYEITPESYYYQEYK; from the coding sequence GTGCTCTTTAAGAAAAAACAGTCGAAAAAGAAACCATATGCCAGGAAATTAGTGACAATTATTGACCAAAAATCTATTTTCTCTGAACAATTTAAAACGATTCGCACGAATATTTCCTTCGCTATGCCCGATCGTGATTTAAAAACAATCTTAGTGACATCATCGCAGCCTGGAGAAGGGAAGTCGACGATCGCTTCCAATATGGGGGTCGTGTTTGCACAGGAAGGGAAGAAAGTGTTGCTTGTTGATGCAGATATGAGGAAACCGACATTACACTACACGTTTAATATGTACAATATTTACGGTTTATCGAATGTATTGTCTGGGCAAAAGGCGTATGAAGAAGTAATCAATGAGACGTTTGTGGATGGACTGTCGGTGATGCCAAGTGGTGCTATCCCGCCTAACCCTACAGAGCTGTTGGCTTCTGAGAAACTAAATCGAATGGTAAATGAGTTGCGTGAGCAATACGACATGATCATTTTTGATGCTCCCCCGTTGTTAGCCATTTCCGATGCACAAATTTTATCGCACAAGTTGGATGGGACTTTGTTGGTTGTGAATACAGGTGAAACAGAGCGTGCAAGCATTTTGAAAGCTAAGGCAACATTGCAAGGAAGCCAGGCGAATATACTAGGGGTGATATTGAATAATTATGAAATCACGCCGGAAAGTTATTATTATCAGGAGTATAAGTAG
- a CDS encoding O-antigen ligase encodes MLSTETKDFVSVFLLYAMLLLSLLSYEMNIYANFYDSMLIAILAVGMFFIMMQYFFDKAFIAYHIAQALAYNKTVLLLIYLLVFSSLLTSVFNGFISFSGFVKLLSIIVSILLFFFIVPTYLNYFISRLHYLIIFFVTIASVIGMITKFNGRFLIYETYYGRVDSIYFDPNYFGTLAGIAVLLALRYPGFLFKLAMLINLVAVLFSNSRTVFLALVFTLIVTYFYQKRIEIRHLFVGVILFVAIAIGTHYLYELDFFRTHQGLNDREELWKAAVALIGEQPFWGYGQEVIPDLLAQKGVHFNSTHNAYLDYMLSYGIVCGLVYIAIILISLYRGVKHKVHVSFIQVVLFLFICSFMISINIGGLGSTSFLFTLYLGLCNSSSYAFWTNTDRD; translated from the coding sequence ATGCTTAGTACAGAAACGAAAGACTTTGTTTCAGTGTTTTTGCTATATGCAATGTTGTTGTTAAGCTTGCTGTCTTATGAGATGAATATTTATGCCAATTTTTACGATAGTATGTTGATAGCCATTTTGGCTGTTGGGATGTTCTTTATTATGATGCAATATTTTTTTGATAAAGCATTTATTGCATACCATATTGCACAGGCGCTTGCGTATAACAAAACTGTACTACTCCTTATCTACTTGCTCGTTTTCTCAAGTTTATTAACTTCTGTTTTCAATGGGTTTATCTCCTTTTCTGGATTTGTCAAGCTGCTTAGTATTATTGTTTCTATACTATTGTTTTTCTTTATTGTGCCAACATACTTGAATTATTTTATTTCAAGGTTACATTACTTGATTATTTTTTTTGTTACGATTGCTTCTGTAATTGGTATGATCACGAAGTTTAATGGTCGTTTCTTAATTTACGAAACATATTATGGTCGAGTGGATTCGATTTATTTTGACCCTAATTATTTCGGTACACTTGCAGGTATAGCGGTATTGTTGGCTTTAAGGTATCCGGGATTTTTATTTAAACTTGCGATGCTTATCAATCTTGTGGCTGTGCTGTTTTCGAATTCTCGTACTGTCTTTTTGGCACTCGTATTTACGTTAATCGTTACGTATTTTTACCAAAAACGGATTGAAATTCGGCATCTGTTTGTTGGGGTAATACTATTTGTAGCAATTGCAATTGGTACACATTATTTATATGAGCTTGATTTTTTTAGAACACATCAAGGGTTAAATGATCGAGAGGAATTGTGGAAAGCTGCGGTGGCATTAATTGGAGAACAACCGTTTTGGGGTTATGGACAAGAGGTGATTCCCGACCTATTAGCGCAAAAAGGGGTACACTTCAATAGTACGCATAATGCTTATTTGGATTATATGCTTTCTTATGGCATAGTCTGTGGGTTGGTTTACATAGCAATAATACTGATTTCATTATACCGCGGCGTGAAGCATAAGGTTCATGTTTCGTTTATACAAGTGGTACTTTTTTTATTTATTTGTTCTTTTATGATTTCAATTAATATTGGCGGCCTTGGTTCGACTTCGTTTTTATTTACTCTATACTTGGGATTGTGTAACAGCAGTTCATATGCGTTCTGGACCAATACTGACCGTGATTAA